A single Sporosarcina sp. FSL W8-0480 DNA region contains:
- a CDS encoding endonuclease MutS2 — MENRVLKTLEFDKVRDIVATYCTSTAGRSYMEKLVPLSDFDEVVRLLEETDEGLAILRVRGNVPMGGISDIRPHAKRAQIGGVLSGYELMETANTIRASRILRQFIEAVDADEDIKIPHFLAKKESLPILTGLEHEINAAIDDNGHVVDSASGTLRSIRQSLRIQEGRVREKLEGYTRGRNAAKMLSDSIVTIRNDRYVIPVKSEYRSHFGGVIHDMSSSGQTLFIEPDAVVQANNEIRNLKMKEKEEIEKILQELSIKVQAVAHDLFVLVDVLSEIDIILAKAKYGTAHKCTKPEVNNEGYIRLARARHPLLPIDQAVANTIEFGKDITTIVITGPNTGGKTVTLKTVGLCTLMAQAGLPIPALDGSEVAVFESVYADIGDEQSIEQSLSTFSSHMVNIVDILKKFDSRSLLIFDELGSGTDPQEGAALAISILDEVHGTGARVMATTHYPELKAYGYNRPGVANASVEFDIDTLSPTYRLLIGVPGRSNAFEISKRLGLHEHIIKRAKKFTGTDRGEVDSMIASLESSRVQSEKDAEKTHALLIETETLKRELETKLAEFEEMKEKLVDNAKEKAKKIVDNARVESEAVISDLRALRLNAGASVKEHELIEARKRLEGAAPEDKKKNIKAKAAPRPLEVGDEVKVITYGQKGTLIEKVSDKEWIVQIGILKMKLDETVLEYTKPEKMKDPVVSASVRGRDSYVKLELDLRGERYEDALHRTEKYLDDALLSNYHQVSIIHGKGTGALRQGVQTYLKNHPRVKSYRYGEAGEGGHGVTVVELK, encoded by the coding sequence TTGGAAAACCGTGTCTTGAAAACACTTGAATTTGATAAAGTCCGAGACATCGTTGCAACATACTGCACATCTACTGCCGGACGGTCTTATATGGAGAAATTAGTTCCACTAAGTGATTTTGATGAAGTTGTTCGTCTACTAGAAGAAACGGACGAAGGACTTGCCATTCTCCGTGTTCGTGGAAATGTCCCGATGGGGGGCATCAGCGACATTCGTCCGCATGCAAAACGGGCGCAAATCGGCGGGGTACTTAGTGGTTATGAATTGATGGAAACCGCTAATACGATTCGTGCAAGCCGGATTTTAAGGCAGTTCATCGAAGCAGTAGATGCTGATGAAGATATTAAGATACCTCATTTTCTTGCCAAAAAAGAATCATTGCCGATCCTTACGGGACTTGAACATGAGATTAATGCCGCAATAGATGACAACGGTCATGTCGTTGACAGTGCCTCAGGAACCCTTCGTTCGATTCGTCAAAGTCTTCGCATTCAGGAAGGCCGAGTACGCGAAAAGTTGGAAGGGTATACACGTGGTCGAAATGCTGCAAAGATGCTTTCTGATTCAATCGTAACCATTCGTAATGATCGATATGTCATCCCGGTTAAGTCGGAGTACAGATCACATTTTGGTGGCGTCATCCACGATATGTCCTCATCAGGACAGACATTATTCATCGAGCCGGACGCAGTTGTTCAAGCAAATAATGAAATTCGCAACTTGAAAATGAAAGAGAAAGAAGAGATAGAAAAGATCTTACAAGAGTTATCGATAAAAGTTCAGGCAGTCGCACATGATCTGTTTGTCCTTGTTGATGTGTTATCTGAAATCGATATTATCCTTGCCAAAGCGAAATATGGTACTGCCCATAAATGTACGAAGCCGGAAGTGAACAATGAAGGATATATTCGTTTGGCGAGAGCCCGTCACCCTTTATTGCCGATAGATCAGGCGGTTGCGAACACGATTGAATTCGGCAAGGATATAACAACGATTGTTATTACGGGACCGAATACCGGCGGAAAGACGGTAACATTGAAAACAGTCGGATTATGTACATTGATGGCACAGGCCGGACTTCCAATCCCTGCTTTGGATGGCTCTGAAGTTGCCGTATTTGAATCCGTCTATGCCGATATTGGCGATGAACAATCTATCGAACAAAGCTTGAGTACGTTTTCATCCCATATGGTGAACATCGTCGATATCCTGAAGAAATTCGACTCGCGTTCATTACTTATTTTCGATGAGTTGGGATCAGGAACCGATCCTCAGGAAGGCGCTGCGTTGGCAATTTCCATTTTGGATGAAGTTCATGGAACGGGTGCGAGAGTAATGGCCACAACGCATTATCCGGAGTTGAAAGCCTACGGTTACAATCGTCCGGGTGTGGCAAACGCAAGTGTGGAGTTCGATATCGATACGTTAAGCCCTACTTATCGTTTATTAATCGGTGTGCCCGGTCGAAGTAATGCATTTGAAATTTCAAAAAGACTCGGCCTTCATGAACATATCATCAAGCGCGCCAAAAAATTTACTGGCACCGATCGTGGAGAAGTCGACTCGATGATTGCGTCGTTGGAGTCAAGCCGTGTTCAATCTGAAAAGGATGCGGAAAAGACGCATGCTTTACTAATTGAAACGGAAACCTTAAAACGCGAACTCGAAACGAAACTCGCAGAATTCGAGGAAATGAAAGAAAAGCTTGTTGACAATGCAAAAGAGAAAGCCAAGAAAATCGTCGACAACGCTCGAGTTGAATCAGAAGCAGTCATCTCTGACTTGAGGGCCCTTCGCCTAAACGCTGGGGCAAGCGTTAAAGAGCATGAACTGATCGAAGCCCGTAAAAGACTGGAAGGCGCTGCACCAGAAGATAAAAAGAAAAATATCAAAGCAAAAGCAGCCCCGCGTCCATTGGAAGTTGGCGATGAAGTAAAAGTCATCACATACGGCCAAAAAGGTACTTTAATCGAAAAAGTATCCGACAAGGAATGGATCGTCCAAATCGGCATCTTAAAGATGAAGTTAGACGAAACCGTTCTCGAATACACAAAACCGGAAAAGATGAAAGACCCAGTCGTATCCGCCTCCGTCCGAGGAAGGGACTCCTACGTCAAACTGGAACTCGACCTACGTGGCGAACGATACGAAGATGCATTGCACCGAACAGAAAAATACTTGGACGACGCGCTTCTTTCCAATTACCACCAAGTCTCAATCATCCACGGAAAAGGCACAGGCGCCTTACGCCAAGGGGTACAAACCTATCTAAAAAACCACCCCCGCGTAAAAAGCTACCGCTACGGCGAAGCCGGAGAAGGCGGACATGGGGTAACTGTGGTGGAGTTGAAATAA
- the polX gene encoding DNA polymerase/3'-5' exonuclease PolX — protein sequence MNKKTIIRTFEKIALYMELLGENPFKVGAFRKAANVLELDPRSLSEMDDILSLKGIGKGTGAVIIDLMEKGESDLLKELENEVPSGLIPLLRVPGLGGKKIAKLREALGIDSIESLRNACESNEVSKVPGFGKKTEEKILHELEVLGTRKGKLPVWQIESVVLSVEEVLGNIQEITRYSVAGSFRRAEEESSDVDFIVVTDEPAVVREKLLETLPIEETVAAGDAKLSVALDMADIVDADFRFVTDDQFATALHHFTGSKDHNVKMRQLAKAKGMKISEYGVELEDGTMKTFESETEFFAFFDLPFIPPSLRMDGREIERTEEIAQLVTFEDIRSDLHMHTTWSDGGYSIREMVEACRKKGYSHMVITDHTQYLRVANGLTPERLREQIAEIRKLNEEYDDIEIFCGTEMDILPDGRLDFDDDLLQELDFVIASIHSNFNQSQEQIMERLHSAISNPYVHMIAHPTGRIIGQREGYNPDVHKLIEWASKYDKILELNANPHRFDLAREYLEEAQEAGVKIAINTDAHAIDQLEHMEIGVKYAQKAWLKKETVVNTWPLERFIEEIIRK from the coding sequence GTGAATAAAAAAACGATCATTCGCACGTTCGAAAAAATTGCTCTATATATGGAACTGTTAGGGGAGAATCCGTTTAAAGTCGGAGCATTCCGAAAGGCAGCCAATGTACTGGAACTTGACCCGCGCAGCCTATCCGAGATGGATGATATTTTATCTTTGAAAGGGATCGGAAAAGGGACAGGCGCTGTCATTATTGACCTCATGGAAAAAGGGGAATCCGATTTACTAAAGGAGCTTGAAAATGAAGTCCCAAGCGGGTTAATTCCATTGTTAAGGGTTCCTGGATTAGGGGGAAAGAAAATTGCGAAGCTTAGAGAAGCGCTTGGAATTGACTCCATCGAATCTTTAAGAAATGCATGCGAGTCGAACGAAGTGAGCAAGGTTCCTGGATTTGGAAAAAAAACCGAGGAGAAGATTTTGCACGAACTTGAAGTCCTTGGTACACGAAAAGGGAAACTACCGGTTTGGCAAATCGAATCCGTTGTACTATCAGTCGAAGAGGTATTGGGAAATATCCAGGAAATCACCCGCTACTCAGTTGCTGGAAGTTTCCGTCGCGCTGAAGAAGAAAGCAGTGATGTAGATTTTATCGTAGTGACGGATGAACCGGCTGTTGTTCGGGAAAAGCTGTTGGAGACCCTCCCGATTGAAGAAACAGTCGCGGCTGGGGATGCCAAACTATCAGTTGCTTTAGACATGGCCGATATAGTCGATGCAGATTTCCGCTTTGTAACGGATGATCAGTTTGCGACTGCGCTGCATCATTTCACCGGTTCGAAGGATCATAATGTGAAAATGCGTCAACTCGCTAAGGCGAAAGGTATGAAAATAAGTGAGTACGGTGTTGAACTTGAAGATGGGACTATGAAAACGTTCGAATCCGAAACGGAGTTTTTCGCTTTTTTTGATCTGCCATTCATTCCGCCTTCCTTACGTATGGACGGGCGTGAAATTGAACGAACAGAAGAGATTGCGCAGTTGGTTACATTTGAAGATATCCGCAGCGATCTCCATATGCACACTACTTGGTCCGATGGGGGGTACTCCATCCGTGAGATGGTGGAAGCATGTCGGAAAAAAGGCTATTCGCATATGGTAATTACAGACCACACCCAATATTTACGAGTGGCGAACGGTCTGACGCCAGAAAGACTTCGGGAGCAAATCGCAGAAATTCGAAAATTGAATGAAGAATACGATGATATCGAGATCTTTTGTGGTACTGAAATGGATATTTTACCGGACGGTCGCCTTGATTTTGATGATGACTTACTTCAAGAATTGGATTTTGTTATCGCATCCATTCATTCGAATTTTAATCAATCTCAAGAGCAAATCATGGAAAGACTACATTCAGCTATCAGCAACCCGTATGTTCATATGATTGCACATCCTACGGGTCGAATCATCGGACAAAGGGAAGGCTATAATCCGGATGTCCATAAACTGATTGAATGGGCAAGTAAGTACGATAAAATCCTTGAATTGAATGCCAATCCGCATCGATTCGATTTGGCAAGAGAATATTTAGAGGAAGCGCAGGAAGCCGGTGTAAAGATTGCTATCAACACCGACGCACATGCGATTGATCAATTGGAGCATATGGAAATCGGTGTTAAATATGCTCAGAAAGCCTGGTTGAAAAAAGAGACGGTCGTGAATACGTGGCCGCTTGAGCGTTTCATCGAAGAAATTATACGGAAGTGA
- a CDS encoding CvpA family protein, with amino-acid sequence MLDLLIVFLLLGGLITGFRRGLIVQLIHMTGFFIALIIAYIYYKQLADKFVLWIPYPGVTASSKLSWTVEQLDLDQTFYRLLAFVLIFIVVKFALQLIASMFDFLKYLPVLGFVSRFAGAALGFIEFYIVIFLLLYLLVMLPLEFIQGFIGKSILANAMFEHTPLFSEMVKKWWYIYTTK; translated from the coding sequence ATGCTTGATTTACTAATAGTTTTCCTCCTGCTTGGAGGGCTGATAACCGGATTTAGACGAGGGCTCATCGTACAACTTATCCATATGACAGGCTTTTTTATAGCACTAATCATTGCGTACATATACTACAAACAGTTAGCGGATAAGTTCGTCCTATGGATACCATATCCTGGCGTCACAGCGAGCTCGAAACTTAGTTGGACAGTGGAACAATTAGATTTAGATCAGACGTTTTACAGATTATTGGCGTTTGTACTCATATTCATCGTCGTTAAATTTGCATTGCAGTTGATCGCCTCGATGTTCGATTTCCTTAAGTACCTACCAGTCTTAGGGTTTGTTTCACGTTTTGCTGGTGCGGCTCTTGGATTTATTGAGTTTTATATTGTCATATTCCTATTACTCTATCTATTGGTCATGTTGCCATTAGAATTCATCCAAGGGTTTATAGGTAAATCGATATTGGCGAATGCCATGTTTGAACATACGCCATTATTTTCAGAGATGGTGAAGAAATGGTGGTATATTTACACTACCAAATAA
- the zapA gene encoding cell division protein ZapA: MADQQKTRLTVDIYGQTYTIVGSESSSHVRLVASMVDEKMREISSRNPYLDSAKIAVLTAVNSVHDYLKLKERIDQLEEELNKLKG; encoded by the coding sequence GTGGCAGACCAACAGAAGACGCGCCTTACGGTTGACATTTATGGACAGACATATACAATTGTCGGCAGTGAATCAAGCTCTCACGTTCGGCTTGTCGCTTCGATGGTTGACGAAAAAATGAGGGAAATCAGCTCACGCAACCCTTATCTCGACAGTGCCAAAATTGCTGTCCTAACCGCAGTGAACAGCGTACACGACTATTTAAAATTAAAAGAACGAATCGATCAATTAGAAGAAGAATTGAATAAGCTGAAGGGTTGA
- the rnhC gene encoding ribonuclease HIII: MSNSVLQMDKVRLEGLMAHYAAFKVTRNAPGVVFAAKLPDAAITAYKSGKVLFQGGGAMREAALWGGSDGQATVAKSAAKGETLPEHFSELSVVGSDETGTGDFFGPVTVAACFVSSAQIELVRELGVKDSKQLNDDYMRQIAPDLQAALVHSVLTLTNEKYNEVQAKGWSQGKIKALLHNQALKHVLRKMNGEKPDYILIDQFAERGIYYNHIKNEPEIVRENVLFSTKAEGLHVAVAAASIIARVAFLEEMDRLSDMAGVQLPKGAGKIVDEAAAKILLKSGEDTLKSMTKWHFANAQKAKKIAALKRGLKE; encoded by the coding sequence ATGAGTAATAGTGTGTTGCAGATGGATAAGGTGAGGTTGGAGGGGTTGATGGCGCATTATGCTGCGTTTAAAGTTACGCGGAATGCGCCTGGGGTTGTTTTTGCTGCGAAGTTGCCGGATGCGGCGATTACGGCTTATAAATCGGGTAAGGTTCTATTTCAGGGTGGAGGGGCGATGCGGGAGGCTGCTTTATGGGGTGGTTCGGATGGGCAAGCGACGGTTGCGAAATCTGCAGCTAAAGGTGAGACTTTGCCGGAGCATTTCTCGGAGTTGTCGGTCGTCGGGTCTGATGAAACTGGGACAGGCGATTTCTTTGGGCCTGTTACAGTGGCGGCTTGTTTCGTTAGCTCTGCGCAAATCGAGCTGGTGAGGGAATTGGGGGTTAAGGATTCGAAGCAGTTGAATGATGATTATATGCGGCAGATTGCTCCAGATTTGCAGGCTGCACTTGTTCATAGTGTCCTTACATTAACGAATGAAAAGTATAACGAGGTGCAGGCGAAGGGATGGTCGCAAGGGAAGATTAAGGCTTTGCTTCATAACCAGGCGCTTAAACATGTTTTACGGAAGATGAATGGTGAAAAGCCTGATTATATTCTTATCGATCAATTCGCTGAACGCGGCATTTATTATAATCATATTAAAAATGAACCGGAAATTGTTCGTGAGAATGTATTGTTCTCAACGAAAGCGGAAGGGTTGCATGTGGCTGTTGCAGCTGCGTCGATTATTGCGAGGGTTGCTTTTTTAGAGGAGATGGACCGACTAAGTGATATGGCTGGTGTTCAACTTCCTAAAGGTGCAGGAAAAATTGTGGATGAAGCGGCAGCGAAGATTTTATTAAAGAGTGGCGAGGATACGTTGAAATCGATGACCAAATGGCATTTTGCAAATGCGCAGAAAGCGAAGAAAATTGCTGCACTTAAAAGGGGGTTAAAAGAATGA
- the pheT gene encoding phenylalanine--tRNA ligase subunit beta, which produces MLISTKWLNEYVNIKGIKPEDLAERITRSGIEVDSIIDRSHGMTNVVVGYVKECVKHPEADKLNICQVDVGEETTQIICGAPNVAQGQKVIVARPGAVLPGGMKIKKAKLRGEESNGMICSLQELGIEGKLVPKAYAEGIYVLPQDTVPGESALPLLGLDDTVLEFDLTPNRSDALSMLGVAYEVGAILSQGIALPEINYKESAEKAEDVLKLRVDAPADNPMYVAKVVKNIKVAESPLWLQNHLMAAGVRPHNNVVDITNYVLMEYGQPLHAFDYDRLETGEIVVRHAKEEELITTLDDAERKLNTHNLVITNGNEPVAIAGVMGGANSEVHDGTTTVVIESAYFAPSSVRRTSKEVGLRSDASTRFEKGVDPNRVQEAAERAAQLMAELAGGEVLAGSVIFDELDKTPERITISPDYINNRLGMKISMDDMLSILERLRIPTQAVNGQLVIDAPTRRQDLRIKEDIIEEIARMYGYDEIPKTLPVSESTPGGLTPYQAKRRIVRQYLEGAGLYQAITYSLTSKEHAQSYALETAPVTQLLMPMSEDRSTLRQSLIPHLLEATTYNVARRIDSVALYETGSVFLGEEEDGLPREVEHVAAVLTGKWVDHAWQGETKKVDFFVAKGIVEGMMERLGLSEGLSFEKASIEGMHPGRTANILLKGERIGLIGQLHPIEQKKRDLKETYVMELNLEHILSVDTEELLYKPVPRFPSISRDIALVVESGTSAGVLETIIRQAGGKLLKDVKLFDLYEGDNVEEGKKSLAFSLTYFDPERTLTDEEVVKAHEKVLKALTVEADAQLRG; this is translated from the coding sequence ATGTTAATATCTACAAAATGGTTGAATGAGTATGTCAATATAAAGGGCATTAAGCCCGAAGATCTTGCAGAAAGAATAACGCGTTCAGGGATTGAAGTCGATTCCATCATCGACCGTTCTCACGGTATGACGAATGTTGTCGTAGGTTACGTAAAGGAATGTGTGAAACATCCTGAAGCGGATAAATTGAACATTTGCCAAGTTGACGTTGGGGAGGAAACGACACAAATCATTTGCGGAGCGCCAAACGTCGCCCAAGGCCAGAAAGTAATCGTTGCACGCCCAGGTGCTGTTCTTCCGGGCGGAATGAAAATTAAAAAAGCAAAACTTCGTGGTGAAGAATCGAACGGTATGATCTGTTCTTTACAAGAGCTTGGTATAGAAGGGAAGCTTGTACCGAAAGCGTATGCTGAAGGAATCTATGTATTGCCTCAAGATACGGTTCCTGGCGAAAGTGCACTTCCATTGCTTGGACTTGACGATACGGTGCTTGAATTCGACTTGACGCCAAACCGTTCAGATGCCCTAAGCATGTTAGGTGTCGCATATGAAGTAGGCGCGATCTTATCACAGGGAATCGCACTTCCAGAAATCAATTATAAAGAGTCTGCGGAAAAAGCGGAGGATGTGTTGAAACTACGCGTGGATGCTCCTGCTGACAATCCGATGTATGTGGCGAAAGTCGTGAAAAATATCAAAGTTGCCGAATCTCCACTTTGGCTTCAAAATCATTTGATGGCTGCAGGGGTTCGTCCACATAATAACGTTGTCGACATTACTAACTATGTCTTGATGGAATACGGCCAACCGCTTCACGCATTCGACTACGACCGCCTTGAAACTGGCGAAATCGTTGTCCGTCATGCGAAAGAAGAGGAATTGATCACGACGTTGGACGACGCGGAACGCAAACTGAATACCCATAACTTAGTCATTACGAATGGTAATGAACCAGTAGCAATTGCTGGTGTAATGGGTGGAGCCAATTCAGAAGTTCATGACGGGACGACAACAGTTGTCATCGAATCAGCTTATTTCGCACCATCCTCTGTCAGAAGGACTTCAAAAGAAGTTGGTTTACGAAGCGATGCGAGCACGCGCTTTGAAAAAGGCGTCGACCCGAATCGTGTGCAGGAAGCGGCTGAACGCGCTGCGCAACTAATGGCAGAACTTGCAGGCGGGGAAGTTTTAGCTGGTTCAGTTATTTTTGATGAACTTGATAAAACGCCGGAACGCATCACAATCTCCCCTGATTACATCAATAATCGACTTGGCATGAAAATCTCAATGGATGACATGCTTTCGATCTTGGAACGTCTTCGTATACCGACGCAAGCGGTCAACGGTCAATTGGTCATCGATGCGCCAACACGCAGACAAGATTTGCGGATTAAGGAAGATATTATTGAGGAAATCGCCCGTATGTATGGATACGATGAAATTCCAAAAACGCTTCCTGTATCAGAATCCACTCCAGGAGGACTGACACCATATCAGGCAAAACGTCGAATTGTCCGTCAATACCTTGAAGGAGCAGGTCTATATCAAGCAATCACATATTCATTGACTTCGAAGGAACATGCGCAAAGCTATGCATTGGAAACTGCACCAGTAACACAATTGCTAATGCCGATGAGTGAGGACCGCAGCACTCTGCGCCAAAGCCTCATTCCTCATCTTTTGGAAGCGACAACGTATAACGTCGCTCGCCGAATCGATTCAGTGGCATTGTATGAAACTGGATCTGTCTTCTTAGGCGAAGAAGAGGATGGATTGCCACGTGAAGTGGAACATGTCGCTGCTGTCCTGACTGGAAAATGGGTCGATCATGCATGGCAAGGTGAAACGAAGAAAGTGGATTTCTTCGTAGCGAAGGGAATTGTTGAAGGAATGATGGAGCGTCTTGGACTTTCTGAAGGCTTATCATTCGAAAAAGCTTCTATCGAAGGAATGCATCCTGGACGTACTGCAAACATTCTTCTTAAAGGGGAACGTATTGGTCTAATTGGTCAACTACACCCAATAGAGCAGAAGAAACGTGACCTGAAAGAGACGTATGTTATGGAATTGAATCTTGAGCATATCCTGTCTGTCGATACAGAGGAACTTTTATATAAACCTGTCCCACGTTTCCCATCCATTTCACGTGACATTGCACTAGTTGTTGAAAGTGGAACTTCAGCAGGTGTTCTTGAAACAATCATCCGTCAGGCTGGCGGCAAATTGTTGAAAGACGTAAAACTCTTCGACCTATACGAAGGCGATAACGTCGAGGAAGGCAAGAAATCACTTGCATTCTCATTGACATATTTCGATCCTGAACGTACATTAACAGACGAAGAAGTCGTCAAAGCGCATGAAAAAGTATTAAAAGCTTTAACTGTAGAAGCAGACGCACAACTTCGTGGTTAA
- the pheS gene encoding phenylalanine--tRNA ligase subunit alpha, whose product MEQQLQQLKEEALTKIQDASTVKELNDVRVAYLGKKGPITDLLKGMGKLPAEERPKMGALVNVVREAVTETLEARMTLLEEEAINAQLEKEAIDVTLPGRPIQTGNHHPLTRVVEEIEDFFISMGYEIAEGPEVEKDYYNFEALNLPKGHPARDMQDSFYISEEVLLRTHTSPVQARTMEAKGGEAIKIICPGKVYRRDNDDATHSHQFTQIEGLVVGENIKMSDLKGTLDLFAKKMFGADREIRLRPSFFPFTEPSVEMDISCFKCGGDGCNVCKKTGWIEILGAGMVHPNVLRMAGYDPEAVTGFAFGMGPERIAMLKYGVEDIRHFYTNDVRFISQFHRSEA is encoded by the coding sequence ATGGAACAACAATTACAGCAGTTGAAAGAAGAAGCGTTAACAAAAATTCAAGACGCTTCAACTGTCAAGGAACTGAACGACGTCCGAGTCGCTTACCTCGGTAAAAAAGGACCTATCACGGACCTACTAAAAGGAATGGGAAAGCTTCCTGCAGAAGAGCGCCCTAAAATGGGAGCATTGGTAAACGTCGTCCGTGAAGCAGTGACAGAAACACTCGAAGCACGCATGACCCTACTTGAAGAAGAGGCCATCAACGCCCAACTCGAAAAAGAGGCAATTGACGTCACATTGCCGGGACGTCCGATTCAAACAGGCAATCACCATCCATTGACAAGAGTCGTCGAGGAAATCGAAGACTTCTTCATCAGCATGGGCTATGAAATTGCAGAAGGTCCTGAAGTCGAGAAGGATTACTACAACTTCGAAGCGCTTAACTTACCAAAAGGTCACCCAGCTCGTGATATGCAGGACTCCTTCTATATTTCTGAAGAAGTACTGCTCCGTACGCACACTTCACCAGTCCAAGCGCGGACGATGGAAGCTAAAGGCGGGGAAGCAATCAAGATCATCTGCCCTGGCAAAGTGTATCGTAGAGATAACGACGACGCGACACATTCCCATCAATTCACGCAAATTGAAGGCCTTGTCGTAGGCGAAAATATTAAAATGAGTGATTTAAAAGGGACGCTCGATCTTTTTGCGAAGAAGATGTTCGGTGCTGATCGCGAAATCCGCTTGCGCCCAAGCTTCTTCCCGTTCACTGAACCATCCGTCGAAATGGATATTTCCTGCTTCAAATGTGGTGGAGATGGATGTAATGTATGTAAGAAAACTGGCTGGATCGAGATTTTAGGTGCTGGAATGGTGCATCCGAATGTATTGCGCATGGCAGGATACGACCCAGAAGCTGTTACTGGTTTTGCATTTGGAATGGGGCCGGAACGGATTGCAATGTTGAAATACGGTGTAGAAGATATCCGTCATTTCTATACGAATGATGTTCGGTTCATATCACAATTCCATCGGTCAGAAGCGTAA
- a CDS encoding RNA methyltransferase codes for MKRIESTQNALVKHWKKLATSKKDRDKSEEFLVEGFHLVEEALKSEGTVLHLIVREDIELPTNWNIDNLQVIEVTKAVAKELIETEQSQGVFAHCRQPNYSEATTDSWKKYLFIDAVQDPGNIGTMIRTADAAGIDAVILGKGCADPYNPKTVRSAQGSHFHLPIVKGELGDWIEKVKSANIKLIGTGLQNAVDHYSVEPLNKFALIVGNEGSGVSAEYLSKSDTVVKIPIYGKAESLNVAIATGILLYAYGKQ; via the coding sequence ATGAAAAGAATCGAATCGACACAAAACGCACTTGTAAAGCATTGGAAAAAACTTGCAACCTCTAAAAAAGACCGCGATAAATCGGAAGAATTCCTCGTGGAAGGATTCCATCTCGTCGAAGAAGCTCTAAAATCTGAAGGAACTGTACTTCATTTAATCGTAAGAGAGGATATTGAACTTCCTACAAACTGGAACATCGACAACCTCCAAGTGATCGAAGTGACAAAGGCGGTTGCGAAAGAACTGATAGAAACAGAACAATCGCAAGGCGTTTTTGCGCATTGCCGCCAACCTAACTATTCAGAAGCTACGACAGATTCATGGAAAAAATACTTGTTCATCGATGCTGTGCAAGATCCCGGAAATATAGGTACAATGATTAGAACAGCTGATGCTGCAGGAATTGATGCCGTAATCCTTGGAAAAGGTTGTGCAGATCCATACAATCCAAAAACCGTTCGATCCGCCCAAGGTTCCCATTTCCATCTTCCAATCGTGAAAGGTGAACTTGGCGATTGGATAGAAAAAGTAAAATCGGCCAATATTAAACTTATAGGTACAGGTTTGCAAAATGCCGTTGACCATTATAGCGTCGAACCGTTAAACAAATTTGCACTTATCGTTGGAAATGAAGGAAGCGGAGTCTCCGCCGAATACTTGTCGAAATCAGATACGGTTGTGAAAATCCCGATCTACGGCAAAGCCGAATCACTAAATGTAGCCATCGCGACGGGAATCCTTCTTTACGCTTACGGCAAGCAATGA
- the sspI gene encoding small acid-soluble spore protein SspI, translating into MNFQIRDAITANMTNNSATDIRNVVEDALQRGEEHLLPGLGVFFEKLWVNADEQEKTKITGELAQAFSRA; encoded by the coding sequence ATGAATTTTCAAATACGCGACGCAATTACTGCAAACATGACGAATAACTCAGCGACTGATATACGCAACGTCGTGGAAGATGCACTGCAGCGTGGAGAAGAGCATTTACTGCCAGGCCTTGGTGTGTTTTTTGAAAAGTTGTGGGTCAATGCGGATGAGCAGGAGAAGACTAAGATCACTGGCGAACTTGCACAAGCATTTTCAAGGGCATAA